The following are encoded together in the Halococcus salifodinae DSM 8989 genome:
- a CDS encoding helix-turn-helix domain-containing protein, producing MNVIAVADIGHSDMPLAPTIRECSDTTIRVVHHSGTDPETGIFFFLVENASKGFNNHLNEDHTVAEWELVAGSEATRVYRIRHSPETKLISPKTSELSGLMRKATTNTRGWTVQLQFPHREALAALSDYCDNEDISFTLQKMFRQDEWDGGEPTALTEAQREALMTAYESGYFEEPREAPLDEIADEFDLSPTAIGGRLRRGTAKLVETALIED from the coding sequence GTGAACGTGATCGCTGTCGCCGACATCGGCCACTCGGATATGCCGTTGGCACCCACGATTCGCGAGTGTTCCGACACGACGATTCGGGTTGTCCATCACTCCGGGACTGACCCTGAGACGGGGATCTTCTTCTTCCTCGTCGAGAACGCCAGCAAGGGGTTCAATAACCATCTCAACGAGGATCACACAGTCGCGGAGTGGGAATTAGTGGCGGGCTCGGAGGCAACCCGCGTCTATCGGATCCGCCATTCGCCTGAGACGAAGCTCATTTCGCCGAAGACCAGTGAGCTCAGCGGACTGATGCGCAAGGCGACCACCAACACCCGCGGATGGACAGTCCAACTCCAGTTTCCCCACAGGGAAGCACTTGCCGCGCTATCGGACTACTGCGATAACGAGGACATCTCATTCACGCTCCAGAAAATGTTCCGGCAGGACGAGTGGGACGGCGGGGAACCCACGGCGTTGACCGAGGCCCAGCGCGAAGCGCTGATGACCGCCTACGAGAGCGGTTACTTCGAAGAACCACGTGAGGCACCTCTTGACGAGATCGCAGACGAATTCGACCTGTCACCGACAGCTATTGGCGGTCGGCTCCGACGTGGGACCGCCAAGCTCGTCGAAACCGCACTCATAGAGGATTGA